One genomic segment of Catalinimonas alkaloidigena includes these proteins:
- a CDS encoding alpha-ketoglutarate-dependent dioxygenase AlkB family protein, whose translation MNLFSQNEIINHLPYDGEVYYYGNIIRPEVADNYYEKLMHRIAWKYDEAVMFGKHIVTKRKVAWYGDEDYSYTYSNATKQALAWTEELLELKQLVEKHCDTNYNSCLLNLYHDGEEGMAWHSDDEKALAKDSSIASLSLGAARKFAFKHKESRQTISLILAHGSLLEMKGTTQTYWWHRLPKTKKVKRARINLTFRRMEVA comes from the coding sequence ATGAATTTATTTAGCCAGAACGAAATCATCAACCATCTGCCTTACGATGGTGAGGTATACTACTATGGAAATATTATCCGACCAGAAGTGGCAGATAATTATTATGAAAAACTGATGCATCGTATTGCATGGAAATATGATGAGGCGGTGATGTTTGGAAAACATATTGTTACCAAACGAAAGGTAGCCTGGTATGGTGATGAGGATTATTCATATACCTACTCCAACGCCACCAAGCAGGCATTAGCATGGACAGAAGAGCTGTTGGAACTCAAACAGTTGGTAGAGAAACATTGTGATACGAACTACAATTCCTGTCTGCTCAACCTGTATCATGATGGAGAAGAGGGTATGGCCTGGCATAGTGACGATGAGAAAGCTTTGGCCAAAGATAGCAGCATTGCTTCCCTGAGCCTGGGCGCGGCAAGAAAGTTTGCTTTCAAACATAAAGAAAGCAGGCAAACGATATCGCTCATACTGGCGCATGGAAGCCTGCTGGAGATGAAAGGTACAACCCAGACTTACTGGTGGCACAGGCTCCCCAAAACAAAAAAGGTAAAGCGTGCCAGGATCAACCTTACCTTTCGCAGGATGGAAGTAGCTTAG
- a CDS encoding AAA domain-containing protein — translation MAQSSEELRKVYELLKLEKAADLEYYRQKVLNASLEQRKKEGLCWYPVTLTSQRYSMGEKLIIKLNRTTEINRPHVFQSGKIVSLFANTNDHKQPPSVSGVVNDVRSNQMTITLNVDELPDWINYANLGVDLLFDEMAYREMNKALKKVMDAKNDGSRLAELREILLGKQNAEFDEKEAEKVPRLNDSQNAALRKVMQARDVAIIHGPPGTGKTTSMVQAIIQTVKQEERVLVCAPSNAAVDLLTEKLSEEGKRVVRIGHPARVTDVNLSKTIDAQIANHDYYKELKNLRRKADEYRSLGFKYKRKYGRAEREQRQHLLREASRAKEEAEQLEHYIVADIFTKADVITSTLVGASGQLMKGMRFRTVFIDEAAQALEAASWIPILKAERVIFAGDHFQLPPTVKSYEAARQGLGETLMEKCIKRQQEMGKPVDSMLQTQYRMHQQIMDFSGQYFYKGALRADEGVRQQLLSPDIPPMTFIDTAGCGYTEKVDPETLSTYNEEEAHLLLKHLAGLVEQLGIERMHKDELTIGVIAPYRAQTKTLTEQFESFETLKTVKDNITIDTVDAFQGRERDIIYISLVRSNSKGEIGFLADERRMNVAMTRAKMRLVMIGDSATLGSNTFYSEILDYIHSIDAYQSAFELLY, via the coding sequence ATGGCACAATCAAGCGAAGAACTCAGAAAAGTATACGAGTTGCTGAAGTTGGAGAAAGCAGCAGACCTTGAATATTATCGTCAGAAGGTTTTGAACGCCTCGCTGGAGCAGCGTAAGAAAGAAGGCCTCTGCTGGTATCCGGTTACCCTCACCAGCCAGCGCTACAGTATGGGCGAAAAACTGATCATTAAGCTCAACCGCACTACTGAGATTAACCGGCCTCATGTGTTTCAGTCGGGAAAAATTGTCAGCCTCTTCGCCAATACCAATGACCATAAGCAGCCGCCCAGTGTGTCGGGCGTGGTGAATGACGTGCGCAGCAACCAGATGACTATTACGCTCAATGTGGATGAACTTCCTGACTGGATAAACTACGCTAACTTAGGTGTTGACCTTCTATTTGACGAAATGGCTTACCGGGAAATGAACAAGGCACTTAAGAAAGTGATGGATGCCAAAAATGACGGTAGCCGACTGGCTGAACTCAGGGAGATTCTTCTGGGAAAACAGAACGCTGAATTTGACGAGAAGGAAGCCGAAAAAGTTCCGCGTTTAAATGACAGCCAGAATGCTGCCCTGCGAAAGGTAATGCAGGCTCGTGATGTAGCCATTATCCACGGTCCTCCCGGCACCGGCAAGACGACCAGCATGGTGCAGGCCATTATACAAACAGTGAAGCAGGAAGAGCGGGTGCTGGTTTGCGCCCCCAGTAATGCAGCAGTGGATTTACTCACAGAAAAACTAAGTGAAGAAGGGAAAAGAGTGGTACGGATAGGTCACCCTGCCAGGGTAACCGATGTGAACCTCAGCAAAACCATAGATGCCCAGATCGCCAATCATGATTATTACAAAGAACTTAAAAATCTACGCCGGAAAGCTGACGAATACCGCTCGCTGGGTTTTAAGTACAAACGTAAATATGGCAGAGCGGAGCGGGAGCAACGGCAACATCTGCTCCGGGAAGCTTCCCGGGCCAAGGAAGAAGCAGAACAACTGGAGCACTACATCGTCGCTGATATCTTTACCAAAGCCGATGTGATCACTTCTACACTGGTGGGAGCTTCAGGGCAGTTGATGAAAGGTATGCGCTTTCGCACCGTCTTTATTGATGAAGCGGCCCAGGCACTGGAAGCTGCCAGTTGGATTCCCATCCTCAAAGCGGAGCGCGTCATATTCGCAGGAGACCACTTTCAGCTCCCTCCCACTGTAAAATCCTATGAAGCTGCCAGGCAGGGGCTGGGTGAAACCCTGATGGAAAAATGTATCAAGCGTCAACAGGAGATGGGCAAGCCGGTAGATAGTATGCTGCAGACGCAGTACCGCATGCATCAGCAGATCATGGATTTTTCTGGTCAGTATTTTTACAAAGGTGCCCTCAGGGCAGATGAAGGCGTAAGGCAACAGCTACTTTCACCAGACATACCCCCTATGACCTTTATTGATACTGCAGGTTGTGGCTATACCGAAAAAGTAGACCCCGAAACACTGAGTACTTACAATGAGGAAGAAGCCCATCTGTTACTCAAACACCTGGCTGGTCTGGTAGAGCAATTAGGGATAGAACGTATGCATAAAGATGAATTAACCATAGGAGTTATTGCCCCTTATCGCGCCCAGACCAAAACCCTAACTGAGCAGTTTGAGTCTTTTGAAACGCTAAAAACTGTCAAAGACAATATCACCATTGATACAGTGGATGCATTTCAGGGAAGGGAAAGAGATATCATTTACATCAGCTTAGTACGTTCCAATAGCAAGGGAGAAATAGGTTTCCTGGCAGATGAAAGACGGATGAATGTAGCCATGACCCGTGCGAAGATGCGGCTGGTGATGATTGGCGACAGCGCTACCCTGGGAAGTAATACATTTTACAGTGAGATTCTGGATTACATACATTCTATTGATGCCTACCAAAGTGCATTTGAGTTACTCTACTAG
- a CDS encoding Ada metal-binding domain-containing protein: MWLHCNISDRELRKMISTGVIQWAGNHKLKIFGELYCKSGKRMHKQNRIFFGSREEAVRNGFRPCAHCMSLAYQAWKNEFI; this comes from the coding sequence ATGTGGCTGCATTGTAATATAAGTGATAGAGAGCTCAGAAAAATGATCAGCACAGGAGTTATTCAGTGGGCTGGTAATCATAAACTAAAAATCTTTGGTGAATTGTACTGCAAAAGCGGTAAACGTATGCATAAACAAAACCGTATATTTTTTGGCAGCAGAGAGGAAGCAGTGCGGAATGGGTTCCGACCCTGCGCGCATTGTATGTCATTAGCCTATCAAGCGTGGAAAAATGAATTTATTTAG
- a CDS encoding methylated-DNA--[protein]-cysteine S-methyltransferase codes for MNKMNTQAATNFDRITEAIAYIQQNFKEQPSLEEVAEHVHLSPYHFQRIFTEWAGVSPKKFLQFITLKHAKKLLKEQQSSLFDTAYESGLSGSGRLHDLFVRIEGMTPGEFKNGGENLSIHYSYVESPFGKMLIASTSKGVCHIAFADDEGAALQGLKAKFPAAVYTQQMDAVLENIRLIFTHDWDKIHEIKLHLKGTDFQLKVWETLLRIPSGQLATYGSIARQIERPKASRAVGTAIGDNPVAYLIPCHRVIQSSGLFGQYHWGSVRKAAMIGWEAVKAEQMLIDE; via the coding sequence ATGAACAAGATGAATACACAGGCAGCAACGAACTTTGACCGCATCACTGAGGCAATCGCTTATATTCAGCAAAACTTTAAGGAGCAGCCTTCCTTAGAAGAAGTTGCTGAGCATGTGCATCTCAGTCCGTATCATTTCCAAAGAATTTTTACCGAATGGGCAGGTGTAAGTCCTAAGAAGTTTTTGCAGTTCATCACGCTGAAACATGCCAAAAAGCTACTCAAGGAACAGCAGTCTTCCCTCTTTGATACTGCCTACGAAAGTGGCTTGTCCGGCTCCGGCCGACTGCATGATCTCTTTGTGCGTATAGAAGGAATGACGCCGGGTGAATTTAAAAATGGAGGAGAAAACTTATCCATCCATTACAGCTATGTGGAAAGTCCATTCGGAAAAATGCTAATTGCTTCTACTTCCAAAGGGGTTTGTCACATTGCGTTTGCAGACGATGAAGGAGCTGCTTTACAAGGGCTTAAAGCAAAATTTCCCGCCGCTGTATACACTCAGCAAATGGATGCGGTTCTGGAAAATATCCGTCTGATCTTCACCCATGACTGGGACAAAATCCATGAAATCAAGTTACACCTGAAAGGTACGGATTTCCAACTCAAAGTTTGGGAAACGCTGCTCAGGATTCCCAGTGGCCAACTGGCTACTTATGGAAGCATCGCCCGTCAGATAGAACGTCCCAAAGCATCACGCGCGGTAGGTACGGCAATAGGTGATAATCCGGTCGCTTATCTGATTCCCTGCCACAGGGTGATACAGTCCAGCGGATTGTTCGGGCAGTATCATTGGGGGAGTGTGCGCAAAGCGGCGATGATTGGCTGGGAAGCAGTAAAGGCAGAACAAATGCTGATTGATGAATAA
- a CDS encoding nickel-binding protein, translated as MPLFMDLHIVPGAVIDDVVEAHKLDVAIQEQFDCDCMTFWFDKDRGHAFCLIEAPDKESVVEMHDEAHGLIPHKIMQVNSKLVSAFLGRLQDPESLDELSKSDIQAFYSDPAFRLLLVTDHLDFKLLTHTSGKDKAYELFSLQNEIIHQQIEEYEGQKIEMEGKGFVVSFITPSQAVQCAQAIQKRLHIAAELLHFRIGLHAGVPVANSDELFGESIRYARHLCLLGQGKQITLSNLVHNLHKEDKKKLLSDKNIHVVSLEEENFLDGLICSLSENWNKPDFDVGDLSRQLYVSTSQLYRKTTAATGLAPNVLLREYRLNKSLGLLKKADGNISQTAYDAGFNSPSYFTKCFQKKFGLKPLEYLKLEG; from the coding sequence ATGCCGCTTTTCATGGACCTTCATATTGTACCCGGAGCTGTAATTGATGATGTGGTAGAAGCCCACAAACTGGATGTAGCGATACAGGAGCAGTTTGATTGTGATTGTATGACATTCTGGTTTGACAAGGATCGTGGACATGCATTTTGTTTAATTGAGGCGCCGGATAAGGAATCGGTAGTAGAAATGCATGATGAGGCACATGGACTTATTCCTCACAAAATAATGCAGGTAAACAGTAAACTGGTGTCTGCTTTTTTGGGTAGGCTACAAGATCCTGAGTCCCTGGATGAATTGAGCAAATCTGACATTCAGGCATTTTATAGTGATCCGGCTTTTCGTTTGCTATTGGTCACTGATCACCTGGATTTCAAACTGCTGACCCATACATCGGGTAAGGATAAAGCATATGAGCTCTTTTCACTACAAAATGAAATAATACACCAACAAATTGAGGAATATGAGGGGCAGAAAATAGAAATGGAAGGCAAGGGCTTTGTAGTTTCTTTTATCACGCCCTCACAGGCGGTTCAGTGTGCTCAGGCTATACAAAAGCGTTTACATATTGCTGCCGAGCTTTTGCATTTTCGGATAGGCTTGCACGCCGGTGTGCCGGTAGCGAATAGCGATGAACTATTTGGAGAAAGCATCCGTTATGCCCGACATTTATGCCTACTGGGGCAGGGGAAACAGATTACGCTTTCTAATCTGGTCCATAACTTGCACAAAGAAGACAAAAAAAAGCTGTTATCAGATAAGAACATTCATGTGGTTTCTCTTGAAGAAGAAAATTTTCTGGATGGGCTTATTTGCTCCTTATCAGAAAACTGGAACAAGCCTGACTTTGATGTTGGCGATTTGTCTAGGCAGCTATATGTAAGTACTTCTCAACTATACAGAAAAACCACCGCGGCAACCGGCTTAGCTCCCAATGTGCTGCTCCGGGAGTACCGGCTCAACAAGTCGCTGGGTTTACTCAAAAAAGCAGATGGCAACATTTCTCAAACAGCCTACGATGCCGGTTTTAACAGCCCTTCTTACTTTACCAAATGCTTTCAGAAGAAGTTTGGTTTAAAGCCATTGGAATACCTCAAACTGGAAGGCTAA
- a CDS encoding D-arabinono-1,4-lactone oxidase — MEKRTFLKTTSATVIGSLLTPLAACHSSTEQQNQEVLSQEARKNWAGNLTYSTDKLYEVQNVEELQQTIRSLDKIKALGTRHCFNNIADSKANQVSLQQLKQIRLDEKANTVYVEAGVNYGELSTYLHERGYALHNLASLPHISVAGACATATHGSGVNNGNLPTAVNSIEMIKADGELLKLSREADGDTFQGAIVNLGALGIVTQLGLDIQPTFDMRQDIYLSLPVSQLKENFEEIMSSGYSVSLFTDWQSDKVNQVWIKRKIENMPDGPAEPEFYEARLADRDVHPIIEISAENCTRQMGVAGPWYARMPHFRMNFTPSSGKELQTEFFVPKQHALEAFLSIQALKDQIGPILMISEIRTIAADTYWMSPCYRQECVAFHFTWEQETEKLQQLLPALEESLQPYDARPHWGKVFRMSAARLASLYERMPDFIKLVKEYDPEGKFRNAYLEQYIFGNVKA; from the coding sequence ATGGAAAAGAGAACATTTCTGAAGACGACCTCCGCTACTGTCATTGGCAGTTTGCTTACTCCTCTCGCCGCCTGCCATTCATCCACAGAGCAGCAAAATCAGGAAGTACTGAGTCAGGAAGCACGCAAAAACTGGGCAGGTAACCTGACCTACAGCACTGATAAGCTGTATGAAGTTCAAAATGTGGAAGAACTACAGCAAACCATCAGGAGCCTGGATAAAATAAAAGCTCTGGGGACTCGTCACTGCTTTAATAACATTGCCGACAGTAAAGCCAATCAGGTTTCACTGCAGCAGCTTAAGCAGATCAGGCTTGACGAAAAAGCGAATACTGTATATGTAGAAGCAGGTGTCAATTACGGTGAGCTTTCTACTTATTTACATGAGAGAGGCTATGCCCTGCACAACCTGGCTTCTTTGCCACATATATCGGTGGCAGGGGCCTGTGCTACCGCTACCCATGGCTCAGGAGTAAACAATGGTAATCTACCTACAGCAGTAAACAGTATAGAGATGATCAAAGCAGATGGTGAACTGCTTAAGCTATCACGTGAGGCAGATGGCGACACATTTCAGGGAGCAATAGTCAATCTGGGGGCTTTGGGTATAGTCACCCAACTTGGACTGGATATTCAGCCTACCTTTGACATGCGGCAGGATATTTACCTCTCTTTGCCAGTAAGCCAGTTGAAAGAAAACTTTGAAGAGATCATGTCATCTGGCTACAGTGTAAGCCTTTTTACCGATTGGCAAAGCGATAAGGTCAACCAGGTATGGATCAAACGCAAAATAGAAAATATGCCTGACGGCCCTGCCGAGCCGGAGTTTTATGAAGCCAGGTTGGCCGATAGGGATGTACACCCTATCATTGAAATTTCGGCAGAAAACTGCACCAGGCAAATGGGCGTAGCTGGTCCCTGGTATGCGCGCATGCCGCATTTCCGTATGAACTTTACGCCTAGTAGTGGAAAAGAGCTGCAGACGGAATTCTTTGTGCCTAAACAACATGCGTTAGAGGCTTTTCTAAGCATACAGGCACTGAAAGATCAGATTGGCCCTATACTGATGATTTCAGAAATACGCACCATCGCTGCCGATACCTATTGGATGAGCCCCTGCTATCGGCAGGAATGTGTAGCATTTCATTTTACCTGGGAGCAGGAAACAGAAAAGCTACAGCAATTGCTCCCTGCACTAGAAGAAAGCTTACAGCCTTATGATGCCCGACCACACTGGGGCAAGGTTTTTCGGATGTCTGCAGCTCGTTTGGCTTCGCTGTATGAAAGAATGCCTGACTTCATCAAGCTGGTGAAGGAGTATGATCCGGAAGGTAAGTTCAGAAACGCCTATCTGGAGCAATATATCTTTGGAAATGTTAAGGCATAA
- a CDS encoding glycosyl hydrolase: MKQHYRLTLVFFCLIVLIPSLLAQSNKREESAISSSLFESLSYRMIGPFRGGRCTAVTGIADQPMTFLMGTTGGGVWKTVDGGLNWKNISDGFIPVGSIGAIEVATDDNNIIYVGTGSASPRGNISAGKGMYKSVDGGSTWQATGLENAGQISKIQTHPKNHDILYAAALGNIFGPSSERGVFRSKDGGRSWEKVLYINDSTGIIDMVMDPENPRILYAGAWQVERKPWTIIDGGKGGGVYKSTDGGDSWERLEGGLPGGVVGRVGIAVSPVNPKRVWVIQEALDEEKGGLYMSEDGGKNWERINRKHAYRQRAWYYSRIFADPKQEHTLYLSNVGFYKSLNDGKNFENISVPHSDNHSLWLNPNDPEIMIQSNDGGVNVSFNGGKSWSTQYNQPTAEIYRVTVDNQFPYRVYGAQQDNTTISVPSQGQGNLDPIQDWLSVGGGESGHIAVHPENHNIIYAGNYIGIMTRLDRSQGHIRSVEVYPDLNDGILPKDLKYRFQWNAPIFISQHNPDVIYYASNYVHRSANEGQSWEVISPDLTTDNQAFLAEIPGGPIQNDNTGVELYCTIFALEESPLQEGVLWAGSDDGLIHLSKDGGQNWTDITPSNMPVNGTVNSIELSRHQEGKATVAVYKYRDNDFRPYIFQTTDYGQSWRQLTNGIPDDHFVRVVREDPDKEGLLYAGTEFGMFISFNDGKRWQPFQLNLPNTPITDLKVHHQDLIVATQGRSFWIMDDVTPLHQISEDILQKEVFLYQPAKAYRTQLEGYRGDNAPQNKPDGAVIHYFLKDKKDSLSLEILNSEGELIRTYHSNDDSHALSAQAGAHHFVWNLTYPKPELIDEAVMSLSYTGGPKAAPGKYTVRLSDGQQQFEQSFTVSKDPRWTFSEDELQAQLALALAVRDTLSSVHDLIRSIRGLKEQAKFITERSQKTAYGDKLITPCNQLVQKLDSLEDVLIQSRNESSQDPINYPVKLDNQFAYLYSVIHSQDARPTQGCYDRFKDLNEELAKYRSVFQQILDNELMYFEKVLKTEGVPRVIISSLR, encoded by the coding sequence ATGAAACAACATTACCGCTTGACTCTAGTATTCTTTTGTCTTATTGTTTTGATCCCCTCCTTATTGGCTCAATCCAATAAAAGAGAGGAATCAGCTATTTCTTCTTCTTTGTTTGAATCACTCTCTTATCGTATGATAGGCCCATTCAGAGGAGGGCGATGTACAGCCGTTACCGGAATAGCAGATCAACCGATGACTTTCCTGATGGGTACAACGGGTGGAGGGGTATGGAAAACTGTTGATGGTGGGTTGAACTGGAAAAATATTTCTGACGGCTTTATCCCGGTGGGCTCTATTGGGGCAATAGAAGTAGCAACTGACGATAATAATATTATCTATGTAGGCACCGGTTCAGCTTCTCCCAGAGGCAATATTTCGGCAGGTAAAGGTATGTACAAATCTGTTGACGGTGGAAGTACATGGCAGGCAACAGGCCTGGAAAATGCGGGACAGATTAGCAAAATTCAGACTCATCCTAAAAATCATGATATCCTTTACGCTGCTGCTCTGGGAAATATTTTTGGTCCCAGCTCTGAAAGAGGAGTATTTCGCTCCAAGGATGGAGGGAGAAGCTGGGAAAAGGTACTGTATATCAATGACAGTACGGGTATCATAGATATGGTGATGGACCCTGAGAACCCCAGAATCCTCTATGCAGGCGCCTGGCAGGTAGAGCGTAAGCCCTGGACTATCATTGATGGAGGCAAGGGGGGTGGTGTGTATAAATCTACCGATGGGGGTGACAGTTGGGAGCGATTAGAAGGTGGCTTGCCTGGCGGTGTAGTAGGCCGTGTAGGAATAGCTGTTTCTCCGGTGAACCCCAAAAGGGTCTGGGTGATTCAGGAAGCCTTGGACGAGGAAAAGGGTGGTTTGTATATGTCGGAAGATGGGGGTAAAAACTGGGAGCGAATCAACCGTAAACATGCGTACCGTCAGCGGGCCTGGTACTATTCGCGTATTTTTGCTGATCCCAAGCAGGAACATACGCTATACCTGTCCAATGTGGGCTTCTATAAATCTTTAAATGATGGTAAAAACTTTGAAAATATTTCTGTTCCGCACAGCGATAACCATAGCTTATGGCTAAATCCCAACGATCCCGAAATCATGATACAAAGTAATGATGGAGGTGTAAATGTTAGTTTCAATGGAGGAAAAAGCTGGTCTACACAGTACAATCAACCTACTGCCGAAATTTACAGAGTGACTGTAGACAATCAGTTTCCGTACCGTGTGTACGGTGCGCAGCAGGACAATACAACCATCTCAGTACCCAGTCAAGGACAAGGCAATCTTGATCCAATACAGGATTGGCTGAGTGTAGGTGGAGGGGAAAGCGGACACATCGCTGTGCATCCTGAAAATCATAACATCATCTACGCAGGCAACTATATTGGTATTATGACTCGCCTGGACCGTAGCCAGGGACATATCAGAAGTGTGGAAGTTTATCCGGATTTAAATGATGGTATTCTTCCCAAAGACCTGAAGTATCGCTTTCAGTGGAACGCTCCCATTTTTATTTCCCAACACAATCCCGATGTTATTTACTATGCTTCAAACTATGTGCACAGGTCTGCCAACGAAGGGCAAAGCTGGGAGGTGATCAGCCCTGATCTTACTACTGACAACCAAGCGTTTTTGGCAGAGATACCCGGTGGCCCGATTCAGAATGACAATACTGGTGTGGAGTTGTACTGTACTATTTTTGCTTTGGAAGAATCCCCTTTGCAGGAAGGTGTTTTATGGGCTGGTAGTGATGACGGACTTATTCATTTATCAAAAGATGGTGGACAAAACTGGACAGATATCACTCCTTCAAACATGCCTGTGAATGGCACAGTGAATAGTATTGAGCTTTCCCGTCATCAGGAAGGTAAGGCTACGGTGGCAGTGTATAAATATAGAGACAATGATTTTCGTCCCTATATTTTTCAGACCACAGACTATGGGCAAAGCTGGCGCCAGCTGACCAACGGTATTCCTGATGATCACTTTGTACGTGTGGTCAGGGAAGATCCGGACAAAGAGGGTTTATTGTACGCAGGAACAGAGTTTGGCATGTTCATCTCTTTCAATGATGGAAAGCGGTGGCAGCCCTTTCAGCTTAACCTGCCCAATACGCCGATCACAGACCTGAAAGTTCATCATCAGGATTTGATAGTAGCTACCCAGGGAAGGTCATTCTGGATCATGGACGATGTAACGCCATTACATCAAATAAGTGAAGACATCCTACAAAAAGAGGTGTTTCTGTATCAACCGGCGAAAGCCTATCGCACCCAGTTAGAAGGGTATCGGGGAGATAACGCACCACAGAACAAACCTGATGGAGCAGTAATTCATTATTTCTTGAAAGACAAAAAGGATAGCCTGAGTCTGGAAATCTTGAATAGTGAGGGTGAGCTCATCCGTACGTATCATAGTAATGATGATTCCCATGCACTTTCAGCGCAGGCCGGAGCTCATCATTTTGTATGGAATCTAACTTACCCTAAGCCTGAACTTATAGATGAAGCGGTAATGTCCCTCAGCTATACGGGTGGACCAAAAGCTGCTCCCGGAAAGTATACCGTAAGGCTGAGTGATGGACAGCAACAGTTTGAGCAGTCCTTCACTGTCAGCAAAGACCCCCGCTGGACATTCTCAGAAGATGAGCTACAGGCCCAATTAGCACTTGCTTTGGCGGTTCGTGACACTCTTAGTTCCGTGCATGATCTGATTAGAAGTATCAGGGGGTTAAAAGAACAGGCAAAATTCATTACTGAGCGCAGCCAGAAAACAGCTTACGGGGATAAGCTGATAACGCCCTGTAATCAGTTGGTACAAAAGCTTGATTCCCTTGAAGATGTGCTTATACAAAGTCGTAACGAGAGTTCGCAGGATCCAATCAATTATCCGGTTAAGCTGGATAATCAGTTTGCTTATTTATATTCTGTGATTCATTCACAGGATGCCAGGCCAACGCAAGGCTGTTACGATCGTTTTAAAGATTTGAATGAAGAACTCGCCAAATACCGTAGTGTTTTTCAGCAAATACTTGATAATGAACTGATGTATTTTGAGAAGGTACTAAAAACAGAAGGAGTGCCGAGGGTGATCATTTCATCATTGAGATAA
- a CDS encoding DUF4242 domain-containing protein yields the protein MRTLQTLTIILSFFLSTAAFAQQQEKQETSKSTTMKTYLIERDIPGAGSLSQADLQGASQKSCEVLNKMETGIEWINSYVLEDKFYCVYKAQNEDLIKEHAEKGGFPCTNIMEIKANIDPSTAVAKTN from the coding sequence ATGAGAACTTTACAGACACTTACGATCATCTTATCATTTTTTTTAAGTACTGCGGCATTTGCCCAGCAACAAGAAAAGCAGGAAACATCAAAATCAACTACTATGAAAACTTATCTTATTGAGCGTGATATACCGGGTGCAGGGTCGCTGAGCCAGGCAGATTTGCAGGGAGCTTCTCAAAAATCCTGTGAGGTACTCAATAAAATGGAGACTGGCATTGAGTGGATCAATAGCTATGTACTTGAAGATAAATTTTACTGTGTGTACAAAGCTCAAAATGAAGACTTAATTAAAGAGCATGCGGAAAAAGGTGGTTTCCCATGTACAAATATCATGGAAATCAAAGCCAATATTGATCCTTCCACTGCAGTGGCGAAGACCAATTAA